CTATCCTGCATGAGTCTAGATATTGATGGTACTGTTTGACATAGCTTGATGAATATTTTattgctaagtggttgtactcacctcgtttggggactaacatttcaaactAGACAAGATACCTCTGCTACCACTGCCACCAGCAGATAGaccgagtggttggatatgaccacgaggaggaggacattaaaggaatgaacttttggacgccgacactgattgatggactttaagtatacaactgttggaaaagatgtcggtcattttttgaagtatagccgagtatagaagaccttggcattttgatgtaccgactaaagatgtccatttGCTTTATGTGAATAAatgtgttcggctttaacttataaaatgcTTAATAGGTGTACATCATTTTAAATTGATGAAaggggagttgatggatgtgcttccgccatatttctgtgcagggaccgatctaaaagatataaacccctAGGAGTTATGGGCCTATTATGAttctatggtatcagagtgatatatTATTAGGTCAAGAGAAAGGTAGGCGcactgtggtgaccctaacgaATTGGGGGCTGTTCAGGGGTGCCACACCCTCGCCGGGGCTAGGGCGGCCTCACCCGGCATTGTTGTCGCCCGGCTAGGCCTTGcttgtggcgggcgaggccaaccGGCCGGCTGTGGCCATTGGCCAGCCGTCGCTTGTGATCACtggccggccaccggaaaaggccaaaaagaatatatatataaggaaaaaaaacataaaaaaatatatattattaaaaattatccacgtcggCGCCGGTAGTCCTATGTGGCACCGCCggtgtccacgtcagcattttccggccaaaattggccagatggactaaatcagcaagaagtgaaaaggctTAGGACAGAAATGGCAAaactgcaataggtttaggactttttggacaattttcccattaaGTGGGAGCTATGGTAGTGAACTATTTTACTAGTTCATTGTCGGGTAGTAGTTCATTGTTAGGTAGTCCGCTAATTACTACCACGCATTTGGGTtataaaaaagtcataattaCTTTGCATAAGCAAGTAAGATGAAAAGTTGGCAAGCAACTAACATTAGTTGGTTATGCGACAAATGTTGTGgcataaatcaaatcaaagttaTTTTGTAAAAAAGTAAGTAACTTCAAAGATATTGGtatgttttaaaaataaatgctagTACATAAATATACGGTAATTTTGGAAGTATAAAGAAATGTACATAATCTTCAAAATCCAGCGAGATAAAAAGGTGGTAAGTgactaaaattattttctatcttaACATGACAAATATTGGCATTCATTTCTAACTTCCATGGTGTCGCTaagttataaaaatatatgttaataGATTATTACAATGGTTGGTAATTTTTGAAgtatgataaaatatttttaattgtcaAAACTTGTTGGTAAGTACAAACACATGACTAGTTAATTAGGCTATcaagatttccttttcttttctttttttgggaaaagaccacaaaaaaccctaaactttgcccaaaatgacaaatttaccccaaacttttttttgtgacatgagaAACTCTAAACTTTGCCAACCGCaatacatttaccccaaacatTTTTTCGTGatacaaaaaaccctaaacttgtatccgtataacacatttaccctaaattatagggtattttcgtcttttacttttaatttttttttcttttttcattttctcttttccctctgcTAGCCATGGCAAAGGGAAGCTAGACTTAGGGACttaggcgagggctgccctcggtGGTGTCAAGTGAGGGTCGCCCTTGCGTAAGTTGGCTAGGGCAGCCCAATGCCGGCGTCGGGTGAGAGCAACCCTCCCCGATGTaggtgagggcggccctcaccGGCATCTTGCGAGGCAAGTGAGGGCATAACGAGGGCACCCCTCACTAGACTCAGGCGAGGGCTGCCCGACCCAGCCAAGGTTGCCCTCGCTCGAcaccggcgagggcgacccttgcctGACGTTggtgagggccgccctcgcctgaATCTGGCTTCCCTCCACCATGACTAgtgaagaggaaagaagaagaaaaaaaaaaaaaagaaaaacatagaaaataagacgaaaatgtcCTTGGTGAGGTAAATGTATCATAGTTAGCaatgttttgggtttttcatgttacaaaaaaaaagtttgaggtaaatttgttattttgaaaaagtttggagtttttggtggtcttttcctttttttttttttttgcctgtaGCAATATTTAACATTCATCAACCATATCACCGATTCATCCACACAGAACtcgtatagttttttttttttttttttttttacatgaaatGCCAAAAATGCCTATATAGATTTGATCACAAACTAGGAAATTCATTACTCCTAATATCATAAAACATTATTTGTGATAAGAGACTCCCATTAGTATGGATCTGTGGCAAGTGAACAAGCAATTATAAGTGGGAGAGCAATCAAAGGAAGAGGCTGGGTTTTTCATCATCGTAAAAGAAAGCATATGTCAATCACTCGCAATTTTTGCATCTTATCAATACGGAGAACACCAATGTCTCGGTCCAGACCTGATTCGAATCATCCTCTCTTTTctcactttttgttttttgaatgaAAGGATATGCTACTCTTGTCATTCCTATAATTCACATGATTTTTATCCTATAAATGGGCAACACAAGAAACCaaaatttctccttttcctgGAAAAGCATGTTATTAAACTTGAGTGTCATTTcgaccaggaaaaaaaaaacattaaacttgagtgtcatatttgtcattttatttGTCAGAATTCTATCATTCTCGAATGCAACTTTTATGCTTGGTCTTATATTTACTTATATTGGCCATTACCATTTGTGGTTAATTGGCACAGCAAATTTACACCCTGACCTTTCCTTATACAGTTTGCATGCTCTTTCTGGTCTTTCCATGGACAATGATTGACTCAACCCCGTCAACGTAATAAAAGAAAGCATGTTTGGAAGAATCGAAGTTAAGCAAttcatttaaattgatttactcAGAGTAGAAAGAAATATCCGATTCTGCTCACTAGAGTGAGCTTATCATTAAATGGATATATTAGTATGAaacctatttatttttgtttaggacCTTCTGGATTTTGTAGATTTTGTTCATATGGTCGACCGAATCTAACCTCATTTGGACCTAATATGTAATACTAATAACAAACATATGGCTTCCATAGTTTAGTCAGCAATTGGAGATAAGAAAGAACGTGTTAATAGGtaagttaaattaaattgcCTACTCATTAGCATTGGTCCGTATGGATAACTTTCTTTTCTCGGATTAATAGCAATTTTGTCCGaacgaagaaggaaaataaaatcttaaccAGAAAGTGAATACAGAAAGCTGTTAAATAGCAAGACTACCCCTCATAGAGACAAGCCAGCACTATAAAAACTCGCCTTCTGCCAGTACATTGGCCACACCCAACTCTTTCACTCACTATATAGTGTCTATGCTTGAAAGATTACTCAGGTCCAAAGTATCAAACCAAGTTCTTCATACTTACAGGTTTGCCATTTTGccctcttgttcttctttgttaattttgatGTGCTCATGAAGTTCTGTGTGAAGAATGATGAAAAGACAAGTATGCATTCACATTATGTGCAACAATTAGTGAATCTTTCATAATATACTCGTACACCGATGGTACTTTGGACATCATCCAGAGTAgaactaaacattttcatttctcatttgcCAAGCAAACTTTTACTGTGATTGTTGCGTCCAAGAAAGATTATAGGTGTTCTTGCTGATTTCCCATTCCTCGACTGATGCCATGCTGTCCTGCAGAGTCTGATTGAAAATGGCTCAACCGGTGAATGCTGATGCGCCATCCACTGCTGCTCCTGCAGGCGAAAGCATGCTAAGTAATGACCAGAGCTTCCTCCTGACCATCATTTTTGGAACATACTTCGGGCCTCAACTCAAAGGGGAAAGGCCACCCCACAAGTCGGCGATGCAGAGAGTATGCGAGAGATTGCCACAGTATACTCCCGATCAGCTGGCTGGGTCCCAGGTGATGGTGGTCCAAATGATGCACGTCTATTATTACATACTCAGAAAGGCCAGTAAATCTCTTGTGCTGGCCCCGTCGTTGTTGCTAAAGTTCTTTCGTAACACACTTCCGGCAAAAGTGCTTGGTCCTGCTAGCAATTACCCTCAGTTCACTGACTTCTTTCCAATTGACCTGCACCCTTGGTCTTTTGTTGAGGAGCGGTTTATGGTGATAGACAACATCGTCTTCATCATCAACCCAAGCACCTCTTACCTCAAGGAAGAGGTTGTTGCAAGGTTTAAGAACTTGACTGGGTTGCTGgaatttgttcttgagaaaGACGCAGCCGAGCTACCCATTTATGTCACTGACAAGTCACTCTATGAAGTGATGGTACAAGAGGCGCATTCAGGGGGACAGTCTCATTTTTTCATGTCTCCTCAGGATTCTCACCAAAGAAGATGCAATAGTAACGTGGCTTTAGACATAAAGCCTCTTCAAGTGGTTCCACATGAAGGCTCACCCTCCTCAACGTCGGCATGGTTCTCTGGAGTATGCGACACCTCCTTGAAGGCTCAACTTGATCCTAAGGTGGTGTTTTCTTCACTCAGTACCACAGAAATAAAATATGGCGGTGCTGCAGCTGCCAGTAGTGCTAAAGTCGGAGTGGTTGGGAACCTGGACGTGGGGCTTAGAGGATCCATCAATGGGCGTGTGAACCTTGCGGAGTCCAGAGACTATTACCTGTTCCAGGTGTCACTTCAAGGGTCAGAAGAGACCAAAGTAAGTTCCTGATGGCCTGAGAAAAACCTCAATGTTATAGGTCAAAAGCTAATTATTAAGTTTTTAGCATTCTCCGTTTTGTGGGTTTTAACTCATAGGATGATGTTGAAGTACTAACGAATTTCTCTGAAACTTCCTTTTCCGATGCTGCAGCATTTAGTTGGAAACTTGACATGAGTGGCAAGGTCTTAATTGAAGGAGAGACTGCCACCGGCGGGAAGGAGGTTGAGAGTAGAACAGGAAACCTTTGTCCATCCGGacgcttctctctctgttttcagCTGCCCGGTCGTGTTGATCCCAGACTGTCCCACTGCAACTTCGGCTCAGATGGGATGTTCGAAGGAGTTGTGAAGAAGCTGATCAACGACCGATGACTCTCGCTGCTCAGACTTTGTAAAATGAATTTGTAAAATGAATGTTGGAATTTACCGAAACTCAAGTAGACGCAAATCATGtcctttgttttctcttcctgTACTTTTTTCAGGTGCAGGTAtaatgcagaaaaaaaaatggaatatgATTGCTCCCAATATTTGCGTTATTTTTTCGTACGGAATTTTCAATCGATTGATCCTGAAACCAtagggcttttgttctacatgttgGGATCTTTCTAAATATATATAGTTTGTataatttcgttgagaattgaataagaattttgaatttgaaattatagggtttataccttgaaaaattctagaattttcaaattacttgcaattgattgatgttcgtTATAAATCGTTGCATGGGTAtagttatatatatgttttagtaTCTTTTGGTTGCATTAAGGTAAGTTTTTTGGGCTTAAACATGAGAAAGCTGAATTCGACCATGGGGGTGTTAGATCCGAATTTTTTGAAGCTTGTATGTGGAAGATTTACATGTTTTTTCTTCGTTTAATTTATTCTAGTAAATTATATTGATGTTAGAAGCAAGACCCATGGAGAGATtcatcaaaaataaattattatatatattaaggTTGAAACCACATCATACGACCTGGTTTTGTAGGTTTTCGGGACTCAGTTGGAGGTTGAGGATGACCTCCAGCCGGGCTTGGGCCAAAATATGCGCTTTCACCCATATTCTATTTAAAATTCAGATTCTGGGCATGAGCCCAGAGTCTTTGGGCTATAAACTCTCCTGGTCCGAGGCCTAATAAGCCCAAATTCTTATATTGATTCGTGGGCCTTTATTAATcaatggtatttaattaggctttttcggcctaagttgcatttattggtatttattaattatttttgtaattatttaattaattattatttttcaaaatcagaCCGGGATAGCTagtgaccgaaatttcgtgttgattgcaatggtgtggttggattatttaattgactattattttatgctaattgagtgaaatttgtaattttgggattttatcccaaaattgagtattttaaatatttaatcgGGAAAACACcaggcgtcggtttacaatgtcaaaatattttggtggactatattaaatgaTGGGAtttttggaaaggaaaatattgtattttggctaagaccaaccgtatacccacacacgattattttatcaggtgtgataaaaatggtgaaattgttagatgattagaatggtatactatatcagcctacaagctttgatatgttagcttagcaCAAGCAGTATATCGATATGTTATATCAGTTTGagggctttgatatgtcagcttagagtgaACAGTATACCTTAGCAGCTTAAGTGAGCATTATCAATATACTATATCGGTCTACGGGCCTTGATATATCGGCTTAGCGTGAGCGATATACTCTATCAACTTAAAGTGAGCTATATTATTtattagcttagagtgagcattatcggtatactatatcaacctcgAGGACCTTGATATATTAGCTTAGAGTGAGTAGTATACTTGATCGGTTTCGGTAAAATATACCATCTGTTGTCAACTTAGGGTGAGCAATGTTCGATTTGATTGAATAGGGTGGATGATATTGATGACATGGAGTCGAGTGAATCGATTGATTAGTGTTTGATATGATTTGAATTAAAGTGATTGGTTAAAGATACAAATTGTATTGATTTCTTTGGAAGGAActaaggcaaaggtaagtcctctgacttgtgcttgtgcttgtgcttaggcagcccttagggcgtatttccttcctaatcagAGTTTATGAGGTAAACTTGCTGAGTCGTCTTACCCTGTTgtgagataacattttcaggtccctagggTAAAGAAACTGGAGCTTGAGGCAGAAGGGTCATGAGCGTGGATGATGCATAAATTCTTTTTGAAGATAGACTTCTTGTACTTAGACCCTAGAGTTGGCATCTGTTTGTAAACCATATTGTGGTTTTTAATAatgtgtttgatttgaaatttgttgtcctacttttctatctcacgtttgttattgtcaggggattaataattcgcttccgtatgtgcaataaaatgaatgggtcggcgacgcgtcctaggacgtcgcaaatAATCGACCACCGAAGGATGGGCACGGgcttgaggatcggggcatgacaacaTCAATGTCTCAATCTAGATCAGATTCAGTTagtcctttctttttcactttttgtcttttttttcttttcctaaaaaCATATTTTACTCTTGTCAATCATACAATTCACACATCTTTTAttctagggttaataccctgaaaattTCTAAACTTGTACACTAGTGATaaatataccaaaaaaaaaaaaaatttaaccacTAAAACCCTCAAACCGGTatacatttaataaatttacctcaaactagtacatttgtaataattttactctatattagtttctgttaaattttactatcaaattgttAAGTTAGATGACATGTGACAGTTAATTAGTATACCGTCTGGAATTTTACTCTCTGTTTGTCActtttgtatcatttttttggttttttataatattaatccaatttaatggagagtacatttatcacaaatataccagtttgagatttttttgttatcgaacaaattagtttagggtcacaagtgtacaagttttgggtttttttctctctttttttgcagtaatttggaataaatttgtcacaagtgtatcaatttaaggTTTTCCATGGTCAAAagattagtttgaggtaaattagTTATAGGTGTaccgatttgggatttttttaaggtattaaccttTATTCTATTAATGAACAGAACAAAGAGCTCATTatctccttaaaaaaaaaaagcgtatTATTGAACTTGAGTGACatagttttcacttttttctatGAGAATCATATTATTCATTTATgcacatttttaattttattgttgCTATATAttgtataataatttatttatttcggcCATTATGTTGTATAATTTAATCGCATAGTTCACACCCcctaactttttcttcttctttttttgttgaaagaaattttcattcatttgacataatcaaaatgagaggaatataattttttttaagaaaaccaaATCCCAAAAGATTAgcaaaacgaaaaaaataaaaaataaattagaaatcaaTAGAGTACAGCCTACAACCATTAGCACGCTCTCATCCCAAAAGGTCATATTTGTCCCAATGTCAAAAAACAATCGATTGCTAATCATTAGAACATTTAGCGATGGGCACACCAAAAACTACAGCTTGCAATGCATGTCTAAGTCCAATGTCCGTAACACCATTGTCATTCGGAGACAATAGCAACAACATGTTGAACCACCACAAATCAAATACCTTTGAGAAAATCTCATATCTATATTTAGATTGAGAGATAAAAGCTCTCAAATTTAGATATAATCCCAAATCAACAGATGAGAACTTCTATAGGATCTTGAAGAAGTCATGGAACCACATCTTAGTCATCTTGTTGGCTAGACCAATGATAACATTCTCACAAATTTTCAGCTGCAAGTAAGTAGATTTATTCACCAagaccaggaaaaaaaaagcaacaacaaCAAGCAAAAGAAGACGCCAaacaaggcaaaaaaaaaaaaaaaaaaggactccCATATtagatcaagaaagaaaaaaagaaaatctagacctagaaaagaaaagcaaaaccttGGGGCGAAGTTTCTTTGAGGGAGgttttttgggagagaaaggATTGAGGGTAAAGGGATTTACAACCCACCCCCTCCCTAACCCAATAGATGCTTTgcatattgcttttttttttcttgccttgTACAATGACTGAGTCTATGAGTGATTAATTCCAAGGTGAATAGGTTCTAGAGCTAAAACTCGAAACCTGCCCTGTTATAACCAATTCCTagttttttcccctctttttggTTAAGTTTTTATAGCAAAATCATATGAGGTTATGAGTAATAAAATGATTCAAAGTAAGGATGAATAGTATAAATCCATATCTGCCAAAAACAACAATTCATAAGACGAACATGTGATCACGtacaattataaataataaaaagtttaaacgcgtaacataaaacataaattataaaacttcattcctcatgcatccataaaaatttagggaagaGGAAAGACTAACAAAGAGTTTAAGGAAAGACAAAGGATGAAGAAGTGCTAAAGTTAgaatttaggaaaaaagaaattagcaTTTTAGCTTTTTAGCTTATAAAACTAGTTCCAAAACTAGGCAGTCCGGTCTAATTCTCGGGTGGGCATTCACTTAAAACCTATCCCCGGGCCAGTTCCAATGAGAATCGGTTCCTTGTTCTATTTTTTGGGTGGTTTGATTCGGCTCTCAGATGGAACTGATCCGATTGCATACCCCTAATTGAGTCAACCTAATTAAGGTAATAAAACCTCACATGTATGGAGCAATCAAATTTAAGCAATTCATTAAAATCGATTGGCCACAAAAGCAGAAAGAAATATGGATGATGCTCACTAGATTGGACTTTTGATTAAAGGGATATGATAGTGTGAAACCTAATCGCCTCCTATCAAATTAAGGACCTTTCAGATTTTGTAGATTTTGTTGACATAATTGACCGAACCTAGCAAATAGGTAGCTTCCATATTATAGTTGGCAATTGGAGATAAAAACTAGCGTGGGCGGTTCAAGGGTGAGTGCCActctagaaccgggaaccactTGGAACCGTCCACTAAGGACCGGTTTcgaaaaattgaaatgcaagaCCACCCGTTGGTTTTATAGACCCACCCAAGAACCAGATTAATGTCCCCACTGAGAAAGAGGCATGAAATTTGAGAGCACTTGACAAGGTCGGAGGCCAGAGGTGATCAAAAGCAAGAGtaatagagagagtgaggagaCCAAAGGTGACTTGAAgcaagagtgagagagggatCCACGAGGTCAGAGGCCACCAAGAGCAAGAGTGACAGAGGGAGGCGAGGCTGCGAGATAAATAAGgcgagagatggagagagaagaagaggaaattagagttttgatttgaaaaatgaaaacttataAACCGGTTCGGTCTAGATGGGCGATTCCACACTTAAAAACCGGGAACTAAACCGATACTCAACGGTTCTAGTAAATTGGAACCAAGAAACCGTAAG
This region of Eucalyptus grandis isolate ANBG69807.140 chromosome 8, ASM1654582v1, whole genome shotgun sequence genomic DNA includes:
- the LOC104416994 gene encoding increased DNA methylation 3-like encodes the protein MAQPVNADAPSTAAPAGESMLSNDQSFLLTIIFGTYFGPQLKGERPPHKSAMQRVCERLPQYTPDQLAGSQVMVVQMMHVYYYILRKASKSLVLAPSLLLKFFRNTLPAKVLGPASNYPQFTDFFPIDLHPWSFVEERFMVIDNIVFIINPSTSYLKEEVVARFKNLTGLLEFVLEKDAAELPIYVTDKSLYEVMVQEAHSGGQSHFFMSPQDSHQRRCNSNVALDIKPLQVVPHEGSPSSTSAWFSGVCDTSLKAQLDPKVVFSSLSTTEIKYGGAAAASSAKVGVVGNLDVGLRGSINGRVNLAESRDYYLFQVSLQGSEETKDDVEVLTNFSETSFSDAAAFSWKLDMSGKVLIEGETATGGKEVESRTGNLCPSGRFSLCFQLPGRVDPRLSHCNFGSDGMFEGVVKKLINDR